A window of Amycolatopsis australiensis contains these coding sequences:
- a CDS encoding LysE family translocator: MSIGTLLGFAGVVMVAYVVPGPDWMVILRYSARARRRGFLAAAGVQCGLCVHMAAAALGVSTALLHSPVAFTVLKLVGAAYLVFLGGQALWQSWRRRHDDRPAEQPGEEPETEARPARVFRQAFLSNVLNPKAALFFVSVLPQFLDPAGPAAAQVLVLGTLDIGLGVLWWALFVLLTARLSGLMRRSGPRRALDRVTGTALVGLGVTLVATS; the protein is encoded by the coding sequence ATGAGCATCGGGACACTGCTGGGGTTCGCGGGGGTCGTCATGGTGGCCTACGTCGTCCCCGGCCCCGACTGGATGGTGATCCTCCGCTATTCCGCCCGCGCCCGGCGGCGTGGGTTCCTCGCCGCGGCCGGGGTGCAGTGCGGCCTGTGCGTGCACATGGCCGCCGCCGCGCTCGGGGTGTCCACCGCGCTGCTGCACAGCCCCGTCGCATTCACCGTCCTCAAGCTCGTCGGCGCCGCCTACCTGGTGTTCCTCGGGGGCCAGGCGCTCTGGCAGTCGTGGCGGCGGCGCCACGACGACCGGCCCGCCGAACAGCCGGGCGAAGAGCCGGAAACCGAGGCCCGTCCGGCGCGGGTGTTCCGGCAGGCGTTCCTGTCCAACGTGCTCAACCCGAAGGCGGCGCTGTTCTTCGTCAGCGTCCTGCCGCAGTTCCTCGACCCCGCGGGTCCCGCCGCCGCGCAGGTCCTCGTCCTGGGGACCCTGGACATCGGCCTCGGCGTGCTCTGGTGGGCGCTGTTCGTGCTGCTCACCGCCCGGCTGTCCGGCCTGATGCGGCGCAGCGGCCCGCGCCGGGCCCTCGACCGGGTGACCGGCACCGCGCTCGTCGGCCTCGGGGTCACGCTGGTCGCCACCAGCTGA
- a CDS encoding 4'-phosphopantetheinyl transferase family protein: MTAVEVAGGVHLAAAPADEALAALPVPEWATREARGLAPRRAREYLAVRALYAHLVTEVDGGPASPLARTARGAPVVPGRPGLRVSLAHSDEVVAVALGRGRAVGVDVQDAGLPGPAMLRRCCPAEAGRMTADPAAGGRDFARVWAAQEACVKATGQGIAGRPWRIPVTAAAVTGRWQDLTWTQLRGRESASALCCAFTDRTEEGR; encoded by the coding sequence GTGACCGCCGTCGAAGTCGCCGGCGGGGTGCACCTGGCGGCCGCGCCGGCCGACGAAGCACTGGCCGCGCTGCCGGTGCCGGAGTGGGCGACGCGGGAGGCGCGTGGCCTGGCGCCGCGCCGGGCCCGCGAATACCTGGCCGTTCGCGCGCTCTACGCCCACCTGGTGACCGAGGTCGACGGTGGGCCGGCGAGCCCGCTGGCCCGGACCGCCCGCGGCGCGCCGGTGGTGCCCGGACGGCCGGGCCTGCGGGTCAGCCTCGCCCATTCCGACGAAGTCGTCGCCGTGGCGCTAGGCCGCGGCCGGGCGGTCGGGGTGGACGTCCAGGACGCGGGCCTGCCCGGGCCGGCGATGCTGCGCCGGTGCTGCCCGGCCGAGGCCGGCCGGATGACGGCCGACCCGGCGGCGGGCGGGCGCGACTTCGCCCGCGTGTGGGCGGCGCAGGAAGCCTGCGTCAAGGCGACGGGACAGGGCATCGCGGGCCGGCCCTGGCGCATCCCGGTCACCGCGGCGGCCGTGACGGGCCGCTGGCAGGACCTCACGTGGACCCAGCTGCGCGGCCGCGAGAGCGCATCCGCGCTGTGCTGCGCGTTCACCGACCGGACGGAGGAGGGGCGATGA
- the ectA gene encoding diaminobutyrate acetyltransferase: MSITTHGPEPRALPGIRLRRPTIADAVAIHQLVVRSPPLDVNSVYAYLLWCRDFAATSVVAVRGNRLAGFVTGYRPPRDPATYFAWQSAVDPALTRPGLAFAMMTEVADRARRTGARFFETTVNPGNRAVVMLVRKLARHYGGAPEVSTLFESADLGGDHEPEVRYRFPLPAPGIEIDGTG, translated from the coding sequence GTGTCCATCACCACGCACGGCCCCGAACCCCGCGCCCTGCCCGGCATCCGCCTGCGGCGGCCCACCATCGCCGACGCGGTGGCCATCCACCAGCTAGTCGTACGGTCGCCACCGCTCGACGTCAACTCCGTGTACGCCTACCTCCTCTGGTGCCGCGACTTCGCCGCCACCTCGGTCGTGGCCGTGCGGGGGAACCGGCTGGCCGGGTTCGTCACCGGGTACCGGCCGCCGCGGGATCCGGCCACCTACTTCGCCTGGCAGTCGGCCGTCGATCCCGCGCTCACCCGGCCCGGCCTCGCGTTCGCGATGATGACCGAGGTCGCCGACCGCGCGCGGCGGACCGGTGCCCGCTTCTTCGAGACGACCGTCAACCCCGGCAACCGGGCGGTCGTCATGCTGGTCCGGAAGCTGGCCCGGCACTACGGCGGCGCTCCGGAGGTCTCGACGCTGTTCGAGAGCGCCGACCTCGGCGGGGACCACGAGCCCGAGGTGCGGTACCGGTTCCCGCTGCCGGCCCCCGGGATTGAGATCGACGGGACCGGGTAG
- a CDS encoding acyl-CoA dehydrogenase family protein, with amino-acid sequence MTALATAAPTLAERTARVADVLAEHAREVDDSATFPVASLDALRESGLMGLLVPVEHGGLGGDLADLARTAAELGGACLSTAMIWAMHGQQVAAIAAHAGPRLRADLLPRIARGEVYVASVTSERGKGGHLLTAEAPLRPEGDRLRIERDAPIVTGGAVADGFLVTMRASPEAGHDDVSLVYADRGQLTATPGRGGWNPMGMRGTHSVPLRITGDVPADQLVGAPGGFRAVATRTFVPAGHIGWAACWLGAARGALSMVLGMIRDPRTRGSFDPSSELLRRRLARARLDLDTVAALLAQAIRDAADATDPEAPAVQLRLNGLKVHAAERCSAVVDELVELTGLRHGYMRDSALPLERVHRDLRSASLNYANDRLYDANGAIALLDRDVTLAWAGRP; translated from the coding sequence GTGACGGCGCTCGCGACCGCCGCGCCCACGCTCGCCGAGCGCACGGCCCGGGTCGCGGACGTGCTCGCCGAGCACGCGCGGGAGGTCGACGACAGTGCCACGTTCCCGGTCGCCTCCCTCGACGCGCTGCGGGAGAGCGGGCTGATGGGCCTGCTCGTCCCGGTCGAGCACGGCGGCCTCGGCGGCGACCTGGCCGACCTGGCCCGCACGGCAGCGGAGCTCGGCGGCGCCTGCCTGTCGACGGCGATGATCTGGGCGATGCACGGCCAGCAGGTCGCGGCGATCGCCGCGCACGCCGGGCCGCGGCTGCGCGCGGACCTGCTGCCGCGGATCGCCCGCGGCGAGGTCTACGTCGCCTCGGTCACCAGTGAACGCGGCAAGGGCGGCCACCTGCTCACCGCCGAGGCGCCGCTGCGCCCCGAAGGCGACCGGCTCCGCATCGAGCGCGACGCCCCGATCGTGACCGGCGGCGCGGTCGCCGACGGCTTCCTCGTCACGATGCGCGCGTCGCCCGAGGCCGGCCACGACGACGTCTCGCTCGTCTACGCCGACCGCGGTCAGCTCACGGCCACCCCCGGCCGCGGCGGCTGGAACCCGATGGGCATGCGCGGCACGCACAGCGTCCCGCTGCGGATCACCGGCGACGTCCCGGCGGACCAGCTCGTCGGCGCTCCGGGCGGGTTCCGCGCGGTGGCCACCCGCACTTTCGTGCCCGCCGGGCACATCGGGTGGGCCGCCTGCTGGCTCGGCGCCGCGCGCGGCGCGCTGAGCATGGTCCTCGGGATGATCCGCGATCCGCGCACCCGGGGCTCGTTCGACCCGTCGTCGGAGCTGCTGCGCCGGCGCCTGGCCCGGGCCCGGCTCGACCTCGACACCGTCGCGGCCCTGCTGGCGCAGGCGATCCGCGACGCGGCCGACGCAACCGACCCCGAAGCGCCGGCCGTGCAGCTGCGGCTGAACGGCCTGAAGGTGCACGCGGCCGAGCGCTGCTCCGCCGTGGTCGACGAGCTCGTCGAGCTCACCGGCCTGCGGCACGGGTACATGCGGGACTCGGCGCTGCCGCTGGAGCGGGTCCACCGCGACCTGCGCTCGGCGAGCCTGAACTACGCGAACGACCGGCTCTACGACGCCAACGGGGCGATCGCCCTGCTGGACCGGGACGTGACGCTGGCGTGGGCGGGACGGCCGTGA
- a CDS encoding enoyl-CoA hydratase-related protein, which translates to MSVAIEAPADPAARKWRTLRVTWPPGGDLRVTIRGTGAGNVLGGTFWTELAELLDLAEATGRPGSIVLAGDGGTFSQGLDLRWYLTRLRRAARGRRVGDLLAADARRLQDTITMLARSSRAVIADIDGECTGAAFELVCACDVRYASARTWFSLPEAELGLVADLGGLQRLPRLLGEGLVRELALGCGRLGAARAARIGLVNGTPAELTAFAGRVRVQPPAVVAELKRQLEAPHEQELARGLERAAGWNTGHAADGLPARMRARLAGGPEPRR; encoded by the coding sequence GTGAGCGTCGCGATCGAAGCGCCGGCGGATCCGGCCGCACGGAAGTGGCGGACGCTCCGGGTCACCTGGCCACCGGGCGGCGACCTGCGCGTGACGATCCGGGGGACCGGCGCGGGCAACGTCCTCGGCGGCACGTTCTGGACCGAGCTCGCCGAGCTGCTGGACCTCGCCGAGGCCACCGGCCGGCCGGGCAGCATCGTCCTGGCCGGCGACGGCGGCACGTTTTCGCAGGGCCTGGACCTGCGCTGGTACCTGACGCGGCTGCGGCGCGCCGCCCGCGGCCGACGTGTCGGCGACCTGCTCGCCGCCGACGCCCGGCGGCTGCAGGACACCATCACCATGCTGGCCCGCAGCAGCCGCGCGGTGATCGCGGACATCGACGGCGAGTGCACCGGGGCGGCCTTCGAGCTGGTGTGCGCGTGCGACGTCCGGTACGCGTCGGCCCGCACGTGGTTTTCGCTGCCGGAGGCCGAACTGGGGCTGGTCGCCGACCTCGGCGGCCTGCAGCGCCTGCCCCGCCTGCTCGGCGAGGGCCTGGTCCGCGAGCTGGCCCTGGGCTGCGGCCGGCTCGGCGCCGCCCGGGCGGCCCGGATCGGCCTGGTCAACGGCACCCCGGCCGAGCTGACGGCGTTCGCCGGGCGGGTCCGCGTCCAGCCCCCGGCGGTCGTCGCCGAGCTCAAGCGCCAGCTCGAAGCACCCCACGAGCAGGAACTGGCCCGCGGCCTGGAGCGCGCGGCCGGCTGGAACACCGGCCACGCGGCCGACGGCCTGCCGGCGCGCATGCGGGCCCGGCTCGCCGGTGGCCCCGAACCGAGGAGGTGA
- a CDS encoding acyl carrier protein, with protein sequence MTGSVAAVADLLSRHLDEPPAAGITAATRLEDDLGLNSAQVVDLLSELEDRFGCVVEDDDLDTLERVGDLAAVIDRAGAR encoded by the coding sequence ATGACCGGATCAGTGGCCGCGGTGGCGGACCTGCTCAGCCGGCACCTCGACGAACCCCCGGCCGCCGGGATCACCGCGGCGACCCGGCTCGAGGACGACCTCGGGCTCAACTCGGCCCAGGTGGTCGACCTGCTGTCGGAGCTGGAGGACCGGTTCGGCTGCGTCGTCGAGGACGACGACCTCGACACCCTGGAACGGGTCGGCGACCTCGCCGCCGTCATCGACCGGGCGGGTGCCCGGTGA
- a CDS encoding flavin reductase family protein: MGGTAVTAPAGLTGDQLAHRSLMAQWPTGATIVSTSDGEGPAGCTVSAMMSLSDTPPLVVVSLLARGATLAAIRRAGRFAITVLSSAQARLCADFARLPVTERFSATDLREVDGLPLPTGGVAALTCELADELPYADHVLLVGAPTWTEIREDRDPLVVHRRELKAVR; encoded by the coding sequence GTGGGCGGGACGGCCGTGACCGCGCCGGCCGGGCTGACCGGCGACCAGCTGGCCCACCGCAGCCTGATGGCGCAGTGGCCGACCGGCGCCACCATCGTGTCCACTTCGGACGGTGAGGGGCCCGCGGGGTGCACGGTCAGCGCGATGATGTCCCTTTCGGACACCCCGCCGCTGGTGGTCGTCTCGCTGCTGGCCCGTGGCGCGACGCTGGCGGCGATCCGGCGGGCGGGCCGGTTCGCGATCACGGTGCTCAGCTCGGCCCAGGCCCGGCTGTGCGCCGACTTCGCGCGGCTGCCGGTGACCGAGCGCTTCTCGGCCACCGACCTGCGCGAGGTGGACGGGCTGCCGCTGCCGACCGGCGGGGTCGCCGCACTGACCTGCGAGCTCGCCGACGAGCTGCCCTACGCCGACCACGTGCTGCTGGTCGGGGCGCCGACCTGGACGGAGATCCGGGAGGACCGGGACCCGCTCGTGGTGCACCGGCGCGAGCTGAAGGCCGTGCGGTGA
- a CDS encoding class I adenylate-forming enzyme family protein produces the protein MTPRLLHELLDRRTAATPDAPALARDDLRWTYADLRRRSHTLAAWLAGRGVGRGDRVLVAAPHAPDTVALLYAVSRLGAVYVVVSDRIRPFHLDHILADSEPALVLAADSAAETVSRSTAKVHKLSELPATGTAEVPASRAAGVDILSLIYTSGSTAMPKAVVSTHEQVLFAVSAIAERLGYRAGDRVLCCLPLSFDYGLYQAFLAAEAGACLVLGDEGAAGPALLSTVEREAVTVLPLVPGLGATLARLAARAGRFPASLRLVTNTGAALPAALSARLRELSPDLDVVAMYGLTECKRVSIEDPNAYLTRPGSAGRPLPGTEVLVLDEHGAELPPGQVGQFAVRGPNVMAGYWRAPELTAHRFPRDAYGRATLLTGDRGKVDEDGNLYFAGRDDDLYKQDGFRVSAVEVEGAAADVDGVTEAAVLPPAGDRPAVLAVTGELDAAQLREGLAERLEPHKIPDRVEVVGALPHGVNGKIDKRALEAAL, from the coding sequence GTGACCCCGCGGTTGCTGCACGAACTGCTCGACCGGCGCACGGCGGCCACGCCGGACGCCCCGGCGCTCGCCCGCGACGACCTGCGCTGGACCTACGCCGACCTCCGCCGCCGCTCGCACACGCTCGCCGCCTGGCTGGCCGGCCGGGGCGTCGGCCGCGGGGACCGCGTCCTCGTCGCCGCACCGCACGCGCCCGACACCGTCGCGCTGCTGTACGCGGTGTCCCGGCTCGGCGCGGTCTACGTCGTCGTCAGCGACCGGATCCGGCCGTTCCACCTCGACCACATCCTCGCCGACAGCGAACCCGCGCTGGTGCTGGCCGCCGACTCCGCGGCCGAGACCGTCTCCCGCAGCACGGCGAAGGTGCACAAGCTGAGCGAACTCCCGGCGACCGGGACGGCCGAGGTCCCCGCGTCCCGCGCGGCCGGCGTCGACATCCTCAGCCTGATCTACACCTCCGGCAGCACCGCGATGCCCAAGGCCGTGGTCTCGACCCACGAGCAGGTGCTGTTCGCGGTGTCCGCCATCGCGGAACGGCTGGGCTACCGGGCGGGCGACCGCGTGCTCTGCTGCCTGCCGCTGTCCTTCGACTACGGGCTCTACCAGGCGTTCCTCGCCGCCGAAGCGGGCGCCTGCCTGGTGCTCGGCGACGAGGGCGCGGCCGGGCCGGCTCTGCTGTCCACTGTGGAGCGCGAGGCGGTGACCGTGCTGCCGCTCGTGCCCGGCCTCGGCGCCACCCTGGCCCGGCTCGCCGCCCGGGCCGGCCGCTTCCCGGCCTCGCTGCGCCTGGTCACCAACACCGGCGCGGCGCTGCCGGCCGCGTTGTCGGCCAGGTTGCGCGAGCTCTCGCCGGACCTGGACGTCGTGGCCATGTACGGCCTCACCGAATGCAAGCGGGTGTCCATCGAGGACCCGAACGCCTACCTGACCCGGCCCGGCTCGGCCGGGCGGCCGCTGCCCGGTACCGAGGTCCTCGTCCTCGACGAGCACGGCGCCGAGCTCCCGCCCGGCCAGGTCGGCCAGTTCGCCGTCCGCGGGCCGAACGTGATGGCCGGCTACTGGCGCGCGCCCGAGCTGACCGCGCACCGCTTCCCGCGGGACGCCTACGGCCGCGCCACCCTGCTGACCGGCGACCGCGGGAAGGTCGACGAAGACGGCAACTTGTATTTCGCGGGCCGCGACGACGACCTCTACAAGCAGGACGGGTTCCGGGTCAGCGCGGTCGAGGTGGAGGGCGCCGCGGCCGACGTCGACGGCGTCACCGAGGCCGCGGTGCTCCCGCCCGCCGGCGACCGTCCCGCCGTGCTCGCGGTCACCGGCGAGCTCGACGCCGCGCAGCTGCGCGAAGGGCTCGCCGAACGCCTCGAGCCGCACAAGATCCCCGACCGCGTCGAGGTCGTCGGCGCGCTGCCGCACGGCGTGAACGGCAAGATCGACAAGCGGGCCCTGGAGGCCGCCCTGTGA
- a CDS encoding type III PLP-dependent enzyme produces MITPLHQRIVARHGTPAFVYDLDAVRRAHADLTAALPSPSTVYYSVKANPHPRIIALLHELGCEAEVSSTGEIDAALDAGVPPSALLLTGPAKSTETVTHALSRGLTRFSVDSPEDLARVDALARRADVEARCALRVNADEPVPGAGLSMTGTSSQFGADLSWVLAETPRFTGFAHAPVTGLHLYMGTNLTDEKDLLAQFEVGIGIAEKLAVLFPGLTEIDLGGGFGLPYARAGERPRFTGLAAALETLLDDRLPAWRDGTPRVSFESGRYLVGDCGVLLSRVVDVKESKGTRYVLLDTGVHHLGGMSGLRRIPSISASVLAGGPVEDEPVTVAGPLCTPLDVLARGARLPRTEVGDLVAVPNAGAYGPTAGLLAFLGHPAPAEAVVDGGRLDSASRLHVTRHPL; encoded by the coding sequence GTGATCACGCCGCTGCACCAGCGGATCGTGGCCCGCCACGGCACGCCCGCGTTCGTCTACGACCTCGACGCCGTCCGCCGCGCCCACGCCGACCTCACCGCCGCGTTGCCGAGTCCGTCCACGGTGTACTACTCGGTCAAGGCGAACCCGCACCCGCGGATCATCGCGCTGCTGCACGAACTCGGCTGCGAAGCCGAAGTCAGTTCGACCGGGGAGATCGACGCCGCACTGGACGCCGGCGTGCCGCCCTCGGCCCTGCTGCTCACCGGCCCGGCCAAGTCCACCGAGACGGTCACGCACGCCCTTTCCCGTGGCCTCACCCGCTTTTCGGTCGACTCGCCGGAGGACCTCGCCCGCGTCGACGCCCTCGCCCGGCGAGCGGACGTCGAAGCGCGGTGCGCGTTGCGCGTCAACGCCGACGAGCCGGTGCCCGGTGCGGGGCTCAGCATGACGGGGACGTCGTCGCAGTTCGGCGCGGACCTGTCGTGGGTGCTGGCCGAGACCCCGCGGTTCACCGGGTTCGCGCACGCCCCCGTCACCGGGCTGCACCTCTACATGGGCACCAACCTGACCGACGAGAAGGACCTGCTGGCCCAGTTCGAGGTCGGCATCGGGATCGCGGAGAAGCTCGCCGTGCTCTTCCCCGGCCTCACCGAGATCGACCTCGGCGGCGGGTTCGGCCTGCCGTACGCCCGGGCGGGGGAACGGCCGCGGTTCACCGGGCTCGCGGCGGCGCTGGAAACCCTGCTCGACGACCGCCTGCCCGCGTGGCGGGACGGGACGCCGCGCGTGTCCTTCGAGTCCGGCCGCTACCTCGTCGGCGACTGCGGGGTGCTGCTCAGCCGGGTCGTCGACGTCAAGGAGTCCAAGGGCACCCGGTACGTCCTGCTCGACACCGGCGTGCACCACCTCGGGGGCATGTCCGGCCTGCGCCGCATCCCGTCGATCTCGGCCAGCGTGCTGGCCGGCGGCCCGGTCGAGGACGAGCCGGTGACGGTGGCCGGCCCGCTGTGCACCCCGCTGGACGTCCTCGCCCGCGGCGCCCGACTGCCGCGCACCGAGGTCGGGGACCTCGTGGCCGTGCCCAACGCCGGCGCCTACGGCCCGACCGCGGGCCTGCTCGCGTTCCTCGGCCACCCCGCACCCGCCGAGGCGGTCGTCGACGGCGGCCGCCTGGACTCCGCGTCCCGCCTGCACGTGACCCGCCACCCGCTCTGA
- a CDS encoding NAD-dependent epimerase/dehydratase family protein: protein MLTEPMPSGTVLVTGGLGFVGRTLTALLRERGETVVVTDVAAPAAVPAADRGSYRQADLRDPEQARAVVAGADLVYHLAGNPSGTLSVRRPLLDFGINAQGTANVCAAAAETGVRRLVYLSTAMVYGRPLVVPMPETHPTTPFLPYGASKLAGEHVVRSFGETFGLETVIGRAFTLYGPGEDPRTAGGEVSQYLRWHLNGLPVRAVGDADRKTRDFTHVHDLVRALRVLAADGVPGEAYNLGTGVECSLRRLAETIAVATGRPVDLVEDTGISEDTYRHVPDVTKLRALGFTPATSLNAGISALAGHLGPAPELPSVPTIFKPGQPVAS, encoded by the coding sequence ATGCTCACCGAACCCATGCCGTCGGGGACCGTCCTCGTCACCGGAGGTCTCGGCTTCGTCGGCCGGACCCTGACCGCGCTCCTGCGGGAACGCGGCGAGACCGTCGTCGTCACCGACGTCGCCGCGCCCGCCGCCGTCCCGGCCGCCGACCGCGGGAGCTACCGCCAGGCCGACCTGCGCGACCCGGAACAGGCGCGCGCCGTCGTCGCCGGCGCGGACCTCGTCTACCACCTGGCCGGCAACCCCAGCGGCACCCTGTCCGTGCGGCGCCCGTTGCTGGACTTCGGCATCAACGCCCAGGGGACCGCGAACGTGTGCGCCGCGGCCGCCGAGACCGGCGTCCGGCGCCTGGTCTACCTGTCCACGGCGATGGTCTACGGCCGGCCGCTGGTCGTGCCGATGCCCGAAACCCACCCCACCACGCCGTTCCTGCCCTACGGCGCCTCCAAGCTGGCCGGGGAGCACGTCGTGCGCAGCTTCGGCGAAACCTTCGGGCTGGAGACCGTCATCGGGCGGGCGTTCACCCTCTACGGGCCCGGCGAGGACCCGCGCACCGCCGGTGGCGAGGTCTCCCAGTACCTGCGCTGGCACCTGAACGGGCTGCCGGTCCGCGCGGTCGGCGACGCCGACCGGAAGACCCGCGACTTCACCCACGTCCACGATCTGGTCCGCGCGCTGCGCGTGCTGGCCGCCGACGGCGTACCGGGGGAGGCCTACAACCTCGGCACCGGCGTCGAATGCAGCCTCCGCAGGCTCGCCGAAACCATCGCGGTGGCCACCGGGCGCCCGGTGGACCTGGTCGAGGACACCGGCATCTCCGAGGACACCTACCGGCACGTCCCCGACGTCACCAAGCTGCGCGCGCTGGGCTTCACGCCGGCCACTTCGCTGAACGCGGGGATCTCGGCGCTGGCCGGCCACCTCGGCCCGGCTCCGGAACTGCCGTCGGTCCCGACGATCTTCAAGCCCGGCCAGCCCGTCGCGAGCTGA
- a CDS encoding acyl carrier protein translates to MTDAIARTVADVLGVPAADVLAAESLFDLPGFDSIAIVSVLERLEDDHGVEVPAAQIVPESFETLTTLRSLLAAAHPEGAHP, encoded by the coding sequence ATGACCGACGCCATCGCCCGGACGGTCGCCGACGTGCTCGGCGTGCCCGCCGCCGACGTGCTGGCGGCCGAGTCCCTGTTCGACCTGCCCGGCTTCGACTCGATCGCCATCGTCTCGGTCCTCGAACGCCTCGAAGACGACCACGGCGTCGAGGTCCCGGCCGCGCAGATCGTGCCCGAGTCGTTCGAAACCCTCACCACCCTGCGGTCGCTGCTCGCCGCCGCCCACCCGGAAGGAGCACACCCGTGA
- a CDS encoding phosphopantetheine-binding protein, translating into MDTERFDTILRKYLKNLGPQQELTADARLKDLGLNSMRAIDLLFDLEDEFGVELPDEAMTDDTFATRAALLDRVRQARDTTAGAR; encoded by the coding sequence ATGGACACCGAACGCTTCGACACGATCCTGCGCAAGTACCTCAAGAACCTCGGCCCGCAGCAGGAGCTGACCGCCGACGCCCGCCTCAAGGACCTCGGCCTGAACTCGATGCGCGCCATCGACCTGCTCTTCGACCTCGAGGACGAGTTCGGCGTCGAACTGCCCGACGAGGCCATGACCGATGACACGTTCGCCACCCGCGCGGCCCTGCTGGACCGTGTCCGGCAGGCCCGGGACACGACGGCGGGTGCGCGGTGA
- a CDS encoding amino acid adenylation domain-containing protein — protein MLTHQHFFAQARRTPGAVALVEDDGGSITYGALSHVAAALARRLGDGSGRVAVVSRKRIGTVAAFLACLRAGRAYVPIDPAHPRERHDFVLADAGCSVLLDAEDLDLGALLDEPDGEPAPVRPDDEAYVLYTSGSTGTPKGVVITHRNAAAFTGWAAAEFPLTADDRVAVHAPLHFDLPVYDLYAGLRGGAELHLVPERTALFPAALGRLLRERRITSLYAVPTALAALARRGGLAAGDLPALRQILFAGEEFRTAALAELMALVPGAAAANLYGPIETNVVTAHRLPGPPEPDSRLPIGRPVTGAVIGLRDPGGRIRLDGEGEGELVVAGDCVTPGYLGRPDLTAAAIVHSGHRRFYRTGDIARRAADGSLQLLGRADGLVKTRGYRVELGDIEAHLAAHPGVDGVAVVAIPDPATTHRLEAAVVPRPGTDGDALPADLLRHCRARLPHYMVPNRVHVLTALPTTSTGKTAKRALAEALGVAGGPR, from the coding sequence ATGCTCACCCACCAGCACTTCTTCGCTCAGGCCCGGCGCACGCCCGGCGCCGTGGCCCTCGTCGAAGACGACGGCGGGTCGATCACCTACGGCGCGCTGAGCCACGTCGCGGCCGCGCTCGCCCGGCGGCTCGGCGACGGGTCCGGCCGCGTGGCCGTGGTGAGCCGCAAGCGGATCGGCACGGTCGCCGCCTTCCTGGCGTGCCTGCGGGCCGGCCGCGCCTACGTCCCGATCGATCCCGCTCACCCGCGGGAACGCCACGACTTCGTTCTCGCCGACGCCGGCTGCTCCGTGCTGCTCGACGCCGAGGATCTCGACCTCGGCGCGCTGCTGGACGAACCGGACGGCGAACCGGCGCCGGTGCGGCCGGACGACGAGGCGTACGTGCTCTACACGTCCGGGTCGACCGGCACCCCGAAGGGCGTCGTCATCACCCACCGGAACGCGGCGGCGTTCACCGGCTGGGCCGCCGCCGAATTCCCGCTCACCGCGGACGACCGGGTCGCGGTGCACGCGCCGCTGCACTTCGACCTGCCGGTCTACGACCTCTACGCCGGGTTGCGCGGCGGCGCCGAGCTGCACTTGGTGCCCGAGCGCACCGCGCTCTTCCCGGCGGCGCTGGGCCGCCTGCTGCGCGAACGCCGCATCACGAGCCTCTACGCGGTGCCGACGGCGCTGGCCGCGCTCGCCCGCCGCGGCGGACTGGCCGCCGGCGACCTCCCGGCACTGCGGCAGATCCTGTTCGCCGGCGAGGAGTTCCGGACGGCCGCGCTCGCCGAGCTGATGGCGCTCGTCCCCGGCGCGGCCGCGGCCAACCTGTACGGGCCCATCGAGACGAACGTCGTCACCGCCCACCGGCTGCCCGGGCCGCCGGAACCGGACTCGCGGCTGCCGATCGGCCGGCCGGTCACCGGCGCCGTGATCGGCCTGCGCGACCCCGGCGGCCGGATCCGCCTCGACGGCGAAGGCGAAGGGGAACTGGTCGTCGCGGGCGACTGCGTGACGCCCGGCTACCTGGGGCGGCCGGACCTGACGGCGGCCGCGATCGTCCACTCCGGACACCGGCGGTTCTACCGCACCGGCGACATCGCCCGCCGTGCCGCCGACGGCTCGCTGCAGCTGCTCGGCCGCGCCGACGGGCTCGTGAAAACCCGCGGGTACCGCGTCGAGCTGGGCGACATCGAAGCCCACCTCGCCGCGCACCCGGGGGTGGACGGCGTCGCGGTCGTGGCGATCCCGGACCCGGCCACGACGCACCGGCTGGAGGCCGCGGTGGTCCCGCGCCCGGGCACCGACGGCGACGCGCTGCCCGCGGACCTGCTCCGCCACTGCCGCGCCCGGCTGCCGCACTACATGGTGCCGAACCGCGTCCACGTCCTGACGGCGTTGCCCACCACGAGCACCGGCAAGACGGCGAAGCGAGCGCTGGCCGAGGCGCTCGGTGTGGCCGGAGGCCCGCGATGA